One window of the Bos mutus isolate GX-2022 chromosome X, NWIPB_WYAK_1.1, whole genome shotgun sequence genome contains the following:
- the RPA4 gene encoding LOW QUALITY PROTEIN: replication protein A 30 kDa subunit (The sequence of the model RefSeq protein was modified relative to this genomic sequence to represent the inferred CDS: inserted 4 bases in 3 codons; deleted 4 bases in 3 codons), with product MSKNGFGSYGSISAPGGASGSSDPLSQGRVALATKSMGXQAQIQAVVPCVNQLLTSSLVDNIFKNRGIKISQVSVMGIIRQAEKTVSYXYKIDDMTTKPIEVCQWVGRDKAKQEVTLLPVGVYTXVFGILECSAEVKSLEMLKIHVLQDMNEYSIHILEMVKVHMMLDNTCQAASGQSGPVDPSEMDEAQKHGEHHPSFVQNEVLHLIHECPHREGKSIHELQTKLCDLSIWTVKQAIDYLTVEGHIYPTVDEEHFKSAD from the exons ATGAGTAAGAATGGGTTTGGGAGCTATGGCAGCATTTCTGCCCCAGGTGGAGCCAGCGGAAGCAGTGACCCACTGTCTCAGGGCAGGGTAGCTCTTGCTACTAAGTCCATGG TCCAGGCCCAAATCCAGGCTGTTGTTCCTTGTGTAAACCAACTGCTCACCTCCAGTCTGGTTGATAACATCTTCAAGAATAGAGGAATCAAGATTTCCCAAGTTTCTGTCATGGGAATAATCAGGCAGGCAGAGAAGACTGTAAGTT TTTATAAGATTGATGATATGACCACTAAACCTATCGAGGTCTGCCAGTGGGTTGGCAGAGATAAAGCAAAGCAGGAGGTGACTCTGCTTCCAGTGGGAGTATATAC AGTGTTTGGTATCCTCGAATGTTCTGCGGAGGTGAAGAGCCTTGAGATGTTGAAAATCCATGTCCTCCAAGACATGAACGAGTACAGC ATACATATTCTAGAAATGGTCAAGGTACACATGATGCTGGATAACACCTGCCAAGCGGCCTCTGGGCAAAGTGGCCCTGTTGATCCATCAGAAATGGATGAAGCCCAGAAGCACGGCGAGCACCACCCCAGTTTCGTCCAAAACGAGGTGCTGCATTTGATTCATGAGTGTCCT CATAGGGAAGGCAAGAGCATTCATGAGCTCCAGACCAAGCTTTGCGACCTGAGCATCTGGACCGTCAAGCAAGCCATTGATTATCTGACTGTGGAGGGCCACATCTACCCT ACTGTGGATGAAGAGCATTTCAAATCTGCTGATTGA